In one Aythya fuligula isolate bAytFul2 chromosome 12, bAytFul2.pri, whole genome shotgun sequence genomic region, the following are encoded:
- the CEBPA gene encoding CCAAT/enhancer-binding protein alpha, which yields MEQANFYEVDSRPPMSSGQHHQLQTPLPGSAYSYREAPSAAAPAAGGAELGDICENENSIDISAYIDPAAFNDEFLADLFQHSKQQEKAKAILAGDFDFHSMHGAGAAASAPGHQQQHHQQPLFGCMASYMDGKLDPLYERIAAPGLRPLVIKQEPREEEEVKSAALSALYPHHAAQQHPSHLQYQIAHCAQTTMHLQPGHPTPPPTPVPSPHHPHHPHPPGGLPAAGALKMMPADHRSKSKKTVDKNSNEYRVRRERNNIAVRKSRDKAKQRNVETQQKVLELTTDNERLRKRVEQLTRELETLRGIFRQLPESSLVKAMGSCA from the coding sequence ATGGAGCAAGCCAACTTCTACGAGGTCGATTCCCGGCCCCCGATGAGCAGCGgccagcaccaccagctccaGACTCCCCTGCCCGGCAGCGCCTACAGCTACAGAGAGGCTCCCTCGGCGGCGGCACCTGCTGCGGGCGGCGCGGAGCTCGGCGACATCTGCGAGAACGAGAACTCCATCGACATCAGCGCCTACATCGACCCCGCCGCCTTCAACGACGAGTTCCTGGCCGACCTCTTccagcacagcaagcagcaggagaaagccAAGGCCATCCTGGCCGGGGATTTCGACTTCCACAGCATGCATGGGGCCGGCGCCGCCGCCTCGGCGCCggggcaccagcagcagcaccaccagcagccgcTCTTCGGCTGCATGGCCAGCTACATGGACGGCAAGCTCGACCCGCTCTACGAGCGCATCGCCGCGCCGGGCTTGCGGCCGCTGGTGATCAAGCAGGAGCCccgcgaggaggaggaggtcaaGTCGGCAGCCCTGTCGGCCCTCTACCCCCACCACGCCGCGCAGCAGCACCCCTCACACCTGCAGTACCAGATCGCCCACTGCGCCCAGACCACCATGCACCTCCAGCCCGGGCACCCCACGCCGCCCCCCACGCCCGTGCCCAGCCCGCACCACCCACACCATCCGCACCCCCCGGGCGGCCTGCCCGCCGCCGGCGCGCTCAAGATGATGCCCGCGGACCACCGGAGCAAATCGAAAAAGACAGTGGACAAGAACAGCAACGAGTACCGGGTGCGCCGGGAGCGCAACAACATCGCGGTGCGCAAGAGCCGGGACAAGGCCAAGCAGCGCAACGTGGAGACGCAGCAGAAGGTGCTGGAGCTCACCACCGACAACGAGCGGCTGCGGAAGCGGGTGGAGCAGCTCACCCGGGAGTTGGAGACTCTGCGGGGCATCTTCAGGCAGCTGCCCGAGAGCTCCCTGGTGAAGGCCATGGGCAGCTGCGCCTAG